A window of Rhododendron vialii isolate Sample 1 chromosome 11a, ASM3025357v1 genomic DNA:
AATTCTCTATCTTGCAGCATTTGTCAGATTTCTACTATCCCTGATCCTTATATGTATATGAACCTAGTAAGAGTTGTATTAGGGTCGAATGCTAGGCCTATAGCTTAAATAAAGTGTTTGACTTCCCTTTTTAATCATATGATCATGTGTGAAGCGTCACAATATAGATCGCTTAAAAGTGATGAGAATATATAGAGGTTTTATTGTAAACTTATTGGTCTTGTATGTATGCTAATTGCAACCTTTTACAGTTTTAAATACCGTATCTTGCATTACGAACACTGTCACATCAGTCGCCTTGTGCGTCTCCTCCAAATGTAATCTACCTAAGAAAATAAGGAAGACCCATAGCACAATTGAATCTACTAGCCTGCCCCAAGGAGTTGCAACACCAAGGAGTTGTACTTTCAAAACTCAGGTTCTGCTTCTAGCAGTACTCCAATAAGCAGTCCATGAATAGAAAGAAGTCCTTGGAATCCTTTGCATTCATTGATTTCTCTGATGCACTCCCATTGTTGCTCTGAAATTCAACCCAAATTTGGCTTTTCCCACCATTAGTGCACTGGAGCTTTCACTCAAACTTTTATTCAAATTGAAgattaaagtttttatttatgGTCCGGATATGGTCTCCCATAATCCGTAACCTCGAATTTTCAATATGGCCTACGTACTATGACATACTGTATATGTGAAggcaacaaacaaacaaaaattaagaagaCATTTTCATCCCAAGTAGTATTACACCAAAATTAAAACCAAACAAGACAACGAAAGAGGAATCAAAGACAGTAAGCAAAATGGTTAGCCAAGTGATGCTAACTCATGGCTTTGCGGCGGATTTTTTCTTCGAGAATCGGGCAAGGCAGGTTCAAGTAATCCGATCACAACTGCATAAGATGAAGAAacctaagagagagagagagagagagagagagagagagaggggatcgGCTTATCTTTAGACTTCAAGGGCGCTTTGGAATTGGGAGCCTCtgtgttttatgttttttgggATAATTGTGGAATCCATTATGCAACAGGCATAACGTTTAGAAAATAGGTGCATAATACATTTTTAGGGTctcttattttaattaaaatgaaaaagccaaaatgagaagtcaaaAGCTCATCTTTTCTTACTTTTaccttttgttttctaaattctaacataaaaaaatatgggtCGTCACCAAATTATCAAAAAGGTAAATTTGTTTCATTTGTTCGGTTTTATATAGCAAAGgtaaaaaaaggaagaacaatTTTAACTTCTATTatttaaaatttcatttgtCAACTtaatttaagaaacaaaaaaaagttcttttttctttcccttttctttctgtgtttggaacttttggaagaagaagaaaaaagataaaatttaaaaatctcCCTTCTCTTGCTTGGTTGATTGTGGAAAAAGTGAAGAAACATGAAAAAGTAAAGAAGAACAAATGGTCAAAATTTTCTATCAACTTTCACCACATTTTCCTTCGTaatcattttctctttctttttacaagttccaattaaatttttttctctccccttttttggtttagaaagaaaaaaacaagagcaAAATAAGAAAACCAAACGGACCCTTACTTTATCCTCTtcatttactccctccgtcccattttggttgtccatttttatttttcatgccGTTATTTCAACGTTTATATTTCccaatctaaaatatttttcataattttaaaaactttatatTATCGATCTAATCGAGagctatcaaataagatttatattgcatattttttaaaattcatatcaaaagaaacaacacaaaaaactaGAATGAACAACCAAAATGAGATGGTGGcagtatttttttgggtaagaaaatcttcttttgtttttttccctacGAGTTCCAAAAGCCATTACGGCATTTCCAGTCACTGAAAACGAGCCAATTTGCAGTCCCAATCGAAGTTCGCTGAAACAATggtgaatctctctctctctctctctctctctctctctctctctctctctctctctctccgtataAGCAATATGTATATTCATGGAGTACAATCTTCGTCACCGTATTTCTTGCTCTTTCTGTTGGAACCAACTGAAATAACTCACCAATCGTCTAACAATTGCAATTCACAATCAGGCGAGCAGCGTGGAGCAGCAAAAGAAGCTGAAGCTATATTCTTACTTCCGGAGTTCTTGCTCTCACCGAGTTCGGATTGCTCTCAAATTGAAAGGTTCTCTCTTATCAATTTCTGGTCTGATCAATCCGTTTGTTTTTGCGAATTTTCGATTtcttctcaaaaccctaacccttgtTCTACTGAtgattgaattatttttactgttgcggtttggtacagGCCTGGAGTATGAATACAAAGCAGTTAATTTGCTGAAAGGGGAGCACTTCAGTCCTGGTGAGTAGTTCTTACTTACTGGGTTCTTAACTACATTTAAAGTGTGTCCTGGTGAGTAGTTCTTACTTACTGGGTTCTTAACTACATTTAAAGTGTGCTTTgggcagtggcggagccaggaatCAAAGGGGCCGAACTATGAGAGAAATTTTGGTTGGATGATTTTGCCAGATGAAATCCACTCATTTGAGTTTTTATGGAACAATTTTGATGAGTTAAAGAATTGATCTTGAAATGTTTTCTAATAAAATGGTTTAATTACCAGAAACAAATactgaaatattttttctatcATATCGTTCTGATGGCATTCTATATCATTATTGCACACATAATTCATCATGATTTGGCGTGCTCAAAATGAAGATTGTATTTACTTTTTCATTATGGTTGAAATTTTATATCTGCCAAAAGTATGTAGGTCTTGTCTTGTCAAACATgtctggtaaaaaaaaaaaaaaagcctctgTCTACTTCAAATTGTCTATTAGAAACccatttgtttcaatttttggtttttgcacTCTCTACTGGATTTCTCTGTCTTTACTGTTAGAACCAATTGTTCTCTCTCATAATGTTAAGGTTGGgtttgaaaaggaaaacagtTTCTTTCATAATGTTAAGGTTGGGTTTCCATATTCAAATCCCACCACATGGATTCATATTTTGCAACTGCAGGCCTGTGACACAAATGTTATCGGTGCCCGATATTGCTTTGACTATTCTTGTATGCTTTATTGATCGATTTTTACCTCTTGATTGTAGAGTTTACAAAGCTCAATCCAATTGGTTATGTGCCGGTGTTGGTGGATGAGGACCTTGTAGTTTCTGACTCTTTTGCAATCATGTTGGTGAGTGGCTTGGGCATTTATCCTCTTCACCTCATGTCAGTGGTATTGCAAACGGTTGTAATACCATCTTCGAACTTTTCAACACGTTCTTTATGATTTGCAGTATCTGGAAGAGAAATATCCTCAACATCCGCTGTTGCCTCGTGATCTGCAGAGAAGAGCAATCAACTACCAGGTACTCAGTTTTTCTGAGCTGTTTTCTTGAGGGCACCTCGTAGATTGTTGTATTCACTAGCCCGTCACAAGTGGGGTATGGATACCTCCAGAGACAAATTGAGACGATACTGGCCAAATTAGTTACCAGTGGTGGAGTTAGTTTCCACAAGGATATTCCTCGGAAGTTCCCTGTGTTCTTTTGAACAATGGTACTGTCAAATGAAATGTCAGACCACTTGATTTTGTTCTTGAAAGGACTGAGGAGTAAAACGAAGTCCATTGACTTTTCAATCATGAAACACGAAGTAAAGAACATTGAAATCTTTTGAACTCCATTCACCAGAAAACAGATGTTCTGGTCCTACTAGTACTTCCGTACTTGGTTTCTCACTCAGACGTGATCCACTTTTGTTTTGCCTAGACCAATCAAGACAAAATGAAACAcaaaatggataaaaaaaaaacaagaaagtgtAACTCCTTTCCATTTTGGAGGCCAGGGGCCAGGGGTTTTGTGATTGTTCCCTTTCTTTAAAACCACGTATTCAAATCCCAAATTGTATTGGAAATTTATTGCATTTCTCCACTGTTATGAGTTGACTGATTTCTACCACACATCCCTTGTAACTTTTCCCTCTTCTTTTGAACTCCTGTTCAAGTTGAAGTACCATTTTAGGTTTCTGAACTATATCAGTTGTTTTTACTTTGTCATCATTTCATCCTATTTTTACTTCCTTGGACTAACCCTCaatgaattattaatttgaGCTATAGGCTGCAAATATTGTTTCTTCAAGTATACAACCTCTTCAGAACCTATCTGTGCTGGTGAGTAATGGAGCAGGGTCAGTGTTCTTAGATTAGTGTTTCATTGCTGAAATCTTTATAATGCTTTCATCACATTGTTTTTAAGGATAGTACGATAAGTGCCTTTCTTTCCTTCCCGCCTTTCAATATGCAGAAGTATATTGCGGAGAAAGTTAATCCAGATGAGCAGTATGTTTGGGCTAGGAATCATATTGGGAAAGGTTTAGAAGGTAAGCATTTCCTGTTGATGAAATTTGGGGAGTTTTTCCCAATTAGATAAATCTGTCATACCAGTTTggatgaagtttttttttttttaatgttttcccATGCCAATGAATGTTTTTCCATTGGTATTAGCTTCATGTGATGTATGGTACAGTGTTAGGTGTTACCATTTTCTTCCATTCTACGAAGTGCATTTCTTTGTGCATATTGTTCTTCTTTAACTCCCTTCAGTGTCAAGACATTTTATTAAACCAATATTACGAACATATGCTGGGATCTCTCTTGGATAAATCTGGTAATGGTTTAAAATTTAGTTTAAGTCCAGAACTGCCTTTCTACAGTCTGGCCTATTTATAAACAGATTTAGAAGCTACGAAATGATTGCATTCTACCGCTTTGGTACTGAGATGAAGTCTTGAACACATTTAGTGTAAGCTGCAAAATAGTATCTCTTGACGTGAAAATTTTCAGCGCTGAAATTAGTCATTAGCATCATCACCTGTCAGTAATACAGAGAACTTGAAATGGTACATGTGACCTTGTTATCTCCTTAAATGCCCATTAAATAGAACTTGAACTGGTAGATGTGACCTTGTTATCGCCTTAAATGTCCATGTTCTCCTTGACCAGAAGCCCTTACTGTTCACACTGTTTGTAAACCTACTTTAAGCAGCATCTCAGGATGAAAAGGTGAAAGTTGACTGCAATTGATCTTGGTTGATCTCACACATGATCCAGCACCTCCAGTACTATGGATATTGTGTCCTGCACTTATGTTTTTTGGCCCTACAACGTGTGCCCTAGTTAATGTAAGCAACTTTATTTATGCCGTGGGGATGTACAAACTGCTTTTTTGACACGGACAAATCTGGTGTTTTAAAATGATTGTATCGACACACTCAGCGAGACCTCATCAATCAATCTTACTGAACTGTCAAAGCTAGTATTCATTAATTCATTAAGACCTTGTTcggttaagggttttggattttggattctaatcattatcctatttctctctccactcattactcctatctccaatcattactctcatttttctctctttctctctccaatcattaccctatttctaatcactactctatttctctctacactcattacctacaaatccaaaatcccaaaacaaacaagataTGTATTATCTCTGGATGGGAGGAGTGGAGTGTTGGAAGTGCACCATTTGCATATCTTCGACTCCCCATTGATTGGTATGTGTGAGAGATTGATCTACTGGtagaccctgtaaaaaataagctgcCTATTTGTGTTATTTAGGCTTATTATGTTTTTGTAAGTATCAATTTGTATTCTGCATCGTCAATAATACTTTTATCTTCTTGTTAATCCTTGACCAAATACAATGccattttgacttttgagttgGGGGCAAATCATTTGCCTGTTTGAATTTCTGGGCAAACACTGACTGCCTATAAGTCTTGAGTTGCTGTGATATGAATAGGGTTACTTAgaaaattttgttgaatttcGACTGATTTCCATGTACACATGTTGCAGCACTTGAGAAGTTGTTGCATGACTATGCTGGGAAGTATGCCACTGGAGATGAAGTCTATCTGGTTTGTTTCTTCCCTGCTATCTGTGTTCAACACAGAAAAGGATGTTCAGAACCGCATTGTGTAAATGGGCACATATAACTCTTTCTCAATTCTTTTCTGTTAGGATCCAGATTGTGTCTCAGTACAACGGCTCTGGAAATGAATGGACTCTTTAAACCAACCAAAGCCCTTTCTAGTGGCAAACTGGATTTGTAAATATGAACTCAGAATGTTATTTGAACCACAGTCTAAACACAATTATGAACTAGACCCATGGGTCAGTAGTCCCAAAGCAGGAATTGTACCAAATATCGGTCCAGATACTAGGATTTAACATGACAATGTTACTTTTCATACTGTAGCAATTTTTTGCGTGGAACGACACCTGATTCAAAAACTTTAGTTGCGTATTGCTTTAGTGTGAGTACTTATTGGATTATCAATGCTCAAGGGGGCATTGCCTATGTCTCAGAAGTTTTTAATGATTTATTAACCCACCGTGAAATTTTGTTGTTTCACATGCTCCGTAATATAATTTGGCTATTACTTACAGGCAGATTGCTTTATAGCACCTCAGCTTTATGGAGCAATCAAAAGGTTCAGTCTTGATATGGTAACGCCAATCCTTTATCTCATGACCGAGTTAATTTGTTGTGATTTATGTTTCAACGTTATAATGTGCATGTAGAAGTTCTAGTGTCCTTATTTCCCTGAGAAAGGTGGGGAAGAAAGGGAGCAATCCATATTGGTGGGCTGTGAACTCTCTCtgctctcttcttttcttttgtggaTCTGATGCTTGATGCTGGTGTATAGGAATTTTAGTTTATGGCGATCCCAGATTCTGTACAATGGATTGTTTAAAGCTAGTTTTATCTTCCCCATCAAATGTTTAATAAGACAGTGCAAACACTTAAATGTCTAATATATAGTCGACGTTCCTGATTATGACAGTATTATAGAAAGGATCACATCTATACATACTTGTGCAACGCTTATTCTAAATTTCAGCTTCTAAGTTTTTCCTCTGATGAACTTGGAACACCGTTGATTTCAAATGGTGCTTTATCTCCTTAGGATTTGATCTTTGTAcaatgactctctctctctctctctctctctctctctctctctctctctctctctctctctctctctctctca
This region includes:
- the LOC131306320 gene encoding glutathione S-transferase zeta class-like isoform X2; this translates as MASSVEQQKKLKLYSYFRSSCSHRVRIALKLKGLEYEYKAVNLLKGEHFSPEFTKLNPIGYVPVLVDEDLVVSDSFAIMLYLEEKYPQHPLLPRDLQRRAINYQKYIAEKVNPDEQYVWARNHIGKGLEALEKLLHDYAGKYATGDEVYLADCFIAPQLYGAIKRFSLDMTPYPLLSRLNEAYNQLPAFVDSAPENQPDTPV
- the LOC131306320 gene encoding glutathione S-transferase zeta class-like isoform X1 yields the protein MASSVEQQKKLKLYSYFRSSCSHRVRIALKLKGLEYEYKAVNLLKGEHFSPEFTKLNPIGYVPVLVDEDLVVSDSFAIMLYLEEKYPQHPLLPRDLQRRAINYQAANIVSSSIQPLQNLSVLKYIAEKVNPDEQYVWARNHIGKGLEALEKLLHDYAGKYATGDEVYLADCFIAPQLYGAIKRFSLDMTPYPLLSRLNEAYNQLPAFVDSAPENQPDTPV